From the Kribbella sp. CA-293567 genome, the window CGCCTTGATCTCGCTGATCCACAGCTCGATGTGCACCGGCTCGGGCCGGAAGACCAGCGGCCGCCGGTACTGCACCTCGTGCCGGGCGACCAGCAGACCGGTCTCCAGGTTGCCGGCGCCGAGCTCCTTGGCGGTCCGGAACAGGAAGTCGACGCGCGCGTCCTGCAGGTAGTCGACATAGCGTCCGTTGTTGACGTGGCCCAGGGCGTCCATGTCGCCCCAGCGGAGCGGGCACAGGTAGTCGTGCCGGTTGTGATGAGCCACACGGCGATCATCGCATCCGGACCGCAGCGGCCGTGACCGAACGTGGGTAATGTCATCCCGAGACACCACGGACACGAAGAGACACACACAGGGAGCAGGCGGATGAGCGAGCAGCAGCGCGTGGCGATCGTGACCGGGTCGGCCCGGGGAATCGGCGCCGCGGTGGCGCAGCGGCTCGCCGCCGACGGCAACGCCGTCGCCGTCCTGGACCTGGACGAGGCAGCCTGTGCGGGCACCGTCGACGCGATCACCGCGGCCGGTGGCAAGGCGATCGCGGTCGGCTGTGACGTGAGCAGGTCCGACCAGGTGGCCGCTGCGGTCGAGCGGGTGGTGGCCGAGCTGGGCGCGCCGACGATCCTGGTGAACAACGCCGGCGTACTGCGCGACAACCTGCTCTTCAAGATGTCCGAGGACGACTGGGACACCGTGATGTCGGTGCACCTGCGCGGCAGCTTCCTGATGTCGAAGGCCTGCCAGGCCCACATGGTCGAGGCCGGCTACGGGCGAATGGTCTTCCTGTCCTCCACTTCGGCCCTGGGCAACCGCGGTCAGGCCAACTACGCCGCCGCGAAGGCCGGCCTGCAGGGCCTGGCCAAGACCCTCGCCTTCGAGCTGGGCAAGTTCGGTGTCACCGCGAACGCGATCGCCCCGGGCTTCATCGAGACCGACATGACCGCGGCCACCGCGGCCCGGGTCGGTGTCGACTTCGAGGAGTTCAAGAAGGCCACCGCCGCCACCATCCCGGTGAACCGCACCGGCAAGCCCGAGGACATCGCCGCCGCCGCGTCGTTCTTCTGCAGCGAGGAGTCCGGCTTCGTCTCCGGTCAGGTCCTGTACGTCGCCGGCGGACCCCGTAACTAGGAGCTGGACATGCAGACCTTCACCGGTGTGGACGAGGTCGTCGACGCGGTCGGCACCCAGCTGGGTGAGACCGCCTGGCTGGAGATCACCCAGGAGCAGGTGAACCAGTTCGCCGAGGCGACCGGTGACCACCAGTGGATCCACGTCGACGTGGACCGCGCCGCCAAGGGCCCGTACGGCGGCACCATCGCGCACGGTTACCTGACGCTGAGCCTGATCGCCCACTTCGGCGAGCAACTGCTGTCGATCGAGGGCGTCACGGCGAAGCTGAACTACGGCGTCAACAAGGTCCGCTTCCCCAGTCCGGTCCCGGTCGGCAGCCGGATCCGTGCCAGTGCGTCGATCGCGGGCGCCCAGGAAACCCCGGCCGGCGTCCAGATCTCCCTGCAGTGGGTGATCGAGCTGGAAGGCTCCACCAAGCCTGCCTGCGTCGCCGAGACGGTCGTCCTGCTGGTTCGCTAGAGCGGGCAGACCAGCACCGAGTGGGTCGCCGTCCGGCGGTAGCCCAGCCAGGTGTTGACCGCCAGCATCGGTTCGTTGCCGTCGTAGTTCGCCGTGAACGCACGGACCACCCCGGCCGCCGCGGCCCGGTGCAGCGCGGCGCACTTGACGAGTTTGGCCAGGCCGCGGCCTTGGTGGCCCGGCATCGTCGCGGTCATGGTCGACCAGATCTTCAGGGAGCTGCCGACCCCACGGGTGAAGGCGACGACCTGGCCGTCCTGCAGCGCCGCGACACCCAGGTCGAGCATCATGCCGGGTGCGTGCCAGACGTTGGCGAGCCAGTCGTCGTACGGGCGGCCGCTGATCCTCGCGTCCCCAGGTTTGATGCGCTGGGCAACTTCATCGGCCAGGTAGGCGAGCTGCGGATCGACCTCGGTCAGCGGCGCCAGCCGCACCCCGTCCGGTACGGCGGGAAGCTCCGGCGCCAGCCGCGGTTCGATCCCCGCGTAGTGCACCTGTCTGGTCTGCCGGTAGCCCCAGCGAGAAGCCCACTCCCGCGACGCGGGCTCCGCGAAGACGCGGACGCTCAGGGCGCCGGCCGCCTTCAGCCGCGCATGGGACCGCTCCACCAGTTCGGTCCCGACACCACGGCTGCGGTACTGCGGATGCACGATCACCCGGAGTTCGCCGCTGGGCGGATCGGAGCCGGCGGTGAGCTGGGACGAGCTCCAGCCGGCCAGCCGGCCGTCCTCGATCGCGGCGATCGAGGTGCGGGTGGTGGAGCCGGCGTGCCGGGCGAGGCCGGCCCGCAGGATCTCCGTGGTGGTCACCGACCACGGTTCGACCAGTTCGAAGAGTGCCACCACGCCGTCGGCGTCGTCGGCTCGGGCAGGTCTGATCTCCATCTCGAGGTTCCTTCCGCGAAGTTCTCCGGAACATACCCACGGTCAGCACCGAACTGGTCTGGACACCTGTAAACGTTACAGAGATCAAAGGTTCAACAGCAGGCTCGTCTGGGTCTCGATCCGGCGGTAGCCGAGCCAGTCGTTGATCGCCAGCATCGGCCGGTTCGCGTCGTCGTTGGAGGTGAACGCGCCGGTGATGCCGGCCTCCGCGCACCGGCGCAGGGCGACCGACTTGACCAGCTTCGCCAGGCCCTGCCCTCGGTACTGCGGAACTGTTCCGGTCATTCCCGACCAGGCCCGGTCACCATCCCGCTCGATCGCCGCGAAGCTCGCCACCACGTCACCGGCCATCGCCGCGATGCTCAGCGACCGGTCCGATCCGGGCGACTCCCAGACCTCGGCGAGCCAGTCGTCGTAGCTCACCGCGTCCAGCGGTGAGTCCCCCGGCTCGTCGAGCGACGCGGTCGTGTCAGCGAGGTAAACCTGCCGCGGTTCCAGCCTGTCGAGAGTGACGATCCGGATTCCCTCCGGTGTGACCGGCTGCTCGGGCAGCACTCGCGGATCGACCCCTGAATAATGCAGCTCACGCGAAGGCACATAGCCGAGCTCGGTGCCGAACAGCAGGCCGTCCGGTGTCGCGAAGCTCCGCACCCGGCTGGCTCCGATCGCCCGTAGATGTTCGTGCAACTGCTCGGCCAGGGCACTGGCGATCCCCTGCCGCCGATGGCTGGGCCGCACAGAGATCGAGAGCCCGCTCTGACCGGCCGCACTGGTCCAGACGTTCAGCCCGGCCGATCCCCAGCCGACGAGCTGATCACCGTCCTCCGCGACCAGGGCCAGGAACCGCTCGCCCGGTGCGTGCACCGTGATCAGGTGCCGCGCGGCGGCCGGCGACACCACGGAGTACGAGTAGATCTCCCGCCGCAACCGCGAAACCGCCTCGGCGTCGTCCGGCGTCGCCCTCCTGATCCGCATGCCCGCGACCCTAGCGACGACACCTCTCGGCGGCCACGCAATTAGCAGTTGGAACGCGATCGCAACAGCTGTGCGACGGCTGTGATTCTGTCCGGAGCGAGGTGGGCATTAGGGTTGCCCGGTGCCCGTTATCGCGACCACGTCGTTGACCAAGCGATACCCGCGTGTGACGGCCCTGGACGAGCTGACTGTCGAGGTGGGGTCCGGCGTGACCGGACTGGTCGGAGCCAACGGTGCCGGCAAGTCGACCCTGCTGAAGATTCTGCTCGGACTGATCGCCCCGACCGCCGGAAGCGCCATCGTGCTGGGACACGACGTGGTCACCGGCGGCGAGGCGGTCCGTGCTCTCGTCGGCTACATGCCCGAGCACGACTGCCTGCCGCCCGACGTCTCGGCGACGGAGTTCGCCGTGCATCTCGCGCAGATGTCGGGGCTGCCCGCGACGGCCGCCAGGGAGCGAGCGGCCGACGTACTGCGGCATGTCGGCCTGGACGAGGCGCGCTACCGCCCGATGGGCGGCTACTCGACCGGTATGAAGCAGCGCGTGAAGCTCGCGCAGGCGCTGGTGCACGATCCTCAGCTCGTGCTGCTGGACGAGCCGACCAACGGCCTCGACCCGGCCGGGCGGGACGAGATGCTGACACTGGTCCGCCGGATCGGGACCGAGTTCGGCATCCCCGTGCTGATCACTTCGCACCTGCTCGGCGAGCTCGAGCACGTCTGCGACCACATCATCGTGCTGGACGGTGGCCGGCTGCTGCGGTCGGAGTCCAAGGCCGCGCTGACCGGCGAGACCGGCGTACTGGCGGTCGAGGTACGCGATCTCAGCGGGCGTGACCGGCTGGGTGCCGCGCTGGAGCGGGCCGGTGCGCGAGCGCGGGCCGAGGGCCCGTTGGTGCTGGTGGAGATCACCGGCGAGGAGACGTACGACCTGGTCCGCGACGCGGTCGCCGACCTCGGCCTGGGGCTGGTCCGGGTCGAACAGCACCGGCACCGTCTGGAAGAGGTCTTCAGTGTCTGACCAGCTCGAGCCCCCGCAGCCGCCGCCGGGAGCACCGCAGCGGGCCGGCGTCATCCACGACATCGGCTACCGGCACTACGACGGACCGCGCCTCGGCCGGTTCGCGATCTGGCAGGCGCTGGTGGTGTCGAGCCTGCGGCACGCCTACGGGCTCGGCCGGTCCGGCAAGTCCAAGGTGATGCCGATCCTGCTGCTCGCGGTGATGGTGGTGCCGGTGGCGATCATCGTCGGCATCGAGACCGCGATGAAGCTCGAGGAGCCGCCGCTGACCCCGGTGCAGTACATCTCCTTCCTGCAGGCCGTCATCGCGCTCTACCTGGCGTCCCAGTCACCGCAACTGTTCTCGCGGGACCTGCGCTACCGCTCGATCGTGCTCTACCTGGCCCGGCCGCTGCGGCGCACGGACTACGCGCTGGCCAAGCTCACCGCGCTCGTGCTGGCGCTGATGATCCTGATCGGCCTGCCGCTGGTGATCCTGTACGCCGGGGCCCTGCTGGCCAAGTTCGACTTCACCGACATGACGAAGGAGTTCCTCGGCGGCATCGTCGCGGCCCTGCTGCTCTCGATCCTGCTGGCCGCGATCGGCGGCCTGATCTCCGCCGCGACCCCGCGGCGCGGTTTCGCCGTCGCCGCGATCATCGCCGTCCTGATCGTCTCCTTCACCGCCGTCGTCACCACGACCGCCATCCTCAGCCCCGACCCCGAGCAGCCGGTCACCACCGCGGCCCGCTACGCCAACCTGGGCTCGCCGTTCACCCTGGTCGACGTGCTGCAGACCTTCATCCTGCGCGGTGGCACCGGCTTCCAGCCGACCACCGCGCAGGGCCTGGTCTTCGCCGCCGTGTACGTCGCGCTGGTCGCGGCCTGCGTCTGGGGCGTCAACACGCGCTATGCGAAGGTGGCCCGCGGATGAGCGTGATCCGGATCGAGAAGGTCTCCCGCTGGTACGGCAACGTGGTCGCGGTCAACGACGTGACGATGACGATCGGCCCCGGCGTCACCGGACTGCTCGGCCCGAACGGCGCCGGCAAGTCGACGCTGATCACGATGATGGCCGGCTTCCTCCCCCCGTCGACGGGCGCCGTGACGCTGGACGGCGTACCGGTCTGGCGCAACGAGGGCTCCTACCGGCACATCGGGCTGGTGCCCGAGACCGAGGCCGTCTACGACACGTTGACCGGTTCGGCCTTCGTGCTGGCGAACGCCGAGTTGCAGGGTCTGGCCGATCCTGGTGCCGCGACGGGCCGGGCGATCGCCACGGTGGCGATGGAGGACGCGGCGGGGCGCCGCATCTCGACGTACTCGAAGGGGATGAAGCAGCGGATCAAGATGGCGGCGGCGCTCGTGCACGAGCCGTCGGTGCTGCTGCTCGACGAGCCCTTCAACGGAATGGATCCGCGCCAGCGGCTGCACTTGATGGAACTGCTGCGCCAGATGGGCGCGGCCGGCCGGACCGTGCTGTTCAGCTCGCACATCCTGGAGGAGGTGCAGCAGGTCGCGACCCACATCGAGGTGGTCGTCTCCGGGCGGCACGCGGCCTCGGGTGACTACCGCGCGATCCGCACGCTGATGACCGACCGGCCGGTGCTCTACCGGCTGCGCTCCTCCGACGACCGCCGGCTGGCGTCCGCCCTGATCGGCGATCCCTGTACGTCGGGCGCCGATCTGGACGGCGGTTCGCTGCAGGTGCAGGTGGTCGACTTCGAGCGGTTCAGCCGGATCGTGCCGTCACTGGCGCGGGACCTCGGCATCCGGCTGCTCGAGGTCGCCCCGACCGACGAGTCGCTCGAGAGCGTCTTCTCCTACCTCGTCGGAAGGCGCTGACGATGAACGCCACGATTGCCCGGCTGACGATGGCCACCCTGTTCGGCCACCGGCGCGGCCTGCTGCTCTTCATCCTGCCCGGCGTCCTGCTGGCCCTGTGCGTGCTGCTGGCGCTGACGGTCGACGACACCGCCGACTTCAGTACGGCGCTGCTGCAGATGTTCGGCCTCGCGGTGATCGTGCCGCTCGTCTCGCTGATCGCGGCGACCGGCGCGCTGTCGTCGGAGATCGACGACGGCTCGATCGTCTACCTGCTGAGCAAGCCGATCAAACGCTCCACCATCATCCTGACCAAGGCCCTGGTCGCGATCGGGGTGATCCTCGTGCTCGGCGCGCTGCCGATGGTGGTGGCCGGCCTGATCCTGGACGTGCGCGAGCCGGGCACGGCCGTTGCCTTCGGCATCGGTTCGCTGGTGGCCGGGATCGCCTACACCGGCATCTTCATCGCCCTGTCGGTGATCTCGGGCAACGCCGTCACCATCGGCCTGATCTACGCGCTGCTGTGGGAGGGCGTGATGGGCCAGTACGTCGACGGCGCGAAGACCCTCAGCGTGCAGCAGTGGTCGCTCGCCGTCATCCAGAAGCTGACCGACCCGGGCACCGTCGAGTCCGCGGTCAAGTTCCCGATCGCCACGATCCTGCTGGCCGCCGTCATGGTGGCGGGCCTCGGCCTCGCCGTCGCCCGCCTCCGCTCGCTGATCCTCTCCACCGCCGAGTAGCCCTCACCCGGCGAGCGCCGTCGGCTCAGCCGACGATGCCGCCGTTGAGGGTGAGGCCACCGTCGATGGTGATGGTCTGGCCGGTGATCCAGGAGGCTTCGTCGGACAAAAGGAACCAGACCAGCGAGGCGACGTCCTCGGGAGTGCCCAGACGCTTCATCGGGTACGCCGCCGCGACCTTGTCCTCGCGGCCCTCGTACAGCGCCCCGGCGAACTTGGTCTTCACCACCGCGGGTGCGACCGCGTTGACCCGGATCGCCGGAGCCAGCTCCACTGCCAGCTCGGCCGTCACGCGGGACAGCATCGCCTTGGTGGCGCCGTACCAGCCGATGCCAGGGGACGGCGACAGGCCGGCCACCGACGACAGGTTGACCACGGCACCGCCGTGGGTGCGCATCCAGGCGTCGCTGCAGGCCTTGACCCAGGCGATGGTCGCCAGCACGTTGGTGTCGACCATCTTGGCCGCCACCGCACTGTCGACGTCCAGCAGCGAACCGTAGATCGGGTTGATGCCGGTGTTGTTCACCAGCAGGTCCACCGACCCGTACGTCGCCACTGCCGCCGCCACCACGCTCGCGCGGTGCGCCGGGTCGGCGGCGTTGCCCGCGACAGCCATGGCGTTGTCCCGGCCGCCCAGTCCGGCGATCGCCTCGTCCAGCGCGTCCTGCTTGCGGCCGGTGATGATCACGTGCGCGCCGTCGGCCACCAGCCGCTTGGCGATCGCCAGACCGATGCCCCGTGAGGCACCCGTGACGATCGCCGTCTTGTCCTTGAGGCTCATCAGCTCAGGCGCTCCAGGATCACGGCCATGCCCTGGCCACCGCCGACGCACATCGTCTCGAGACCGAACTGCTTGTCCTCGAACTGCAGACCGTTGACCAGCGTGGTCATGATCCGCGCGCCGGTCGAGCCGAACGGGTGGCCGAGCGCGATCGCGCCACCGTGCACGTTCAGCCGGTCCTCCTCGATCCCGAGCTCGCGGGCCGACCCGATCACCTGGACCGCGAACGCCTCGTTGATCTCGACCAGGTCGATGTCACCGATGCTCATCCCGGCCCGGGCCAGTGCCTGCTTGGTCGCCTCGACCGGACCGAGGCCCATGATCTCGGGCGACAGACCGCTCACGCCGGTGGAGACGATCCGGGCCAGCGGGGTCAGGCCGAGCTCGCGCGCCTTGGTGTCGCTCATGATCACCACGGCCGCGGCGCCGTCGTTCAGCGGGCAGCAGTTGCCGGCCGTGACGGTGCCGTCGGGACGGAAGACGGGCTTCAGCTGGCTGACCTTGTCGAGCGTCGTACCGGCTCGCGGGCCGTCGTCGGTGCTGACGACCGTGCCGTCCGGCAACGTCACCGGGGTGATCTCCCGCTCGAAGAAGCCGTTGTCGATCGCCTTCTCGGCCAGGTTCTGCGACCGGACGCCGAACGCGTCCTGGTCGGCGCGGGAGATGCCCCTGAGGGTGGCGACGTTCTCGGCGGTCTGGCCCATCGAGATGTAGACGTCGGGGATCAGTCCGTCGGCACGCGGGTCGTGCCAGACGTCGTTGGTCTCGGCGTACTTCTCGGTCCGCTGCACCGCGTCGGCGAAGGCGGGGTTGAACGAGCTCGGGTCGCCGACGCCGGCGGAGCCGAAGTTCTTGTACCGCGAGACGCACTCGACGCCGGCGCTGACGAAGATGTCACCCTCGCCGGACTTGATCGCGTGGTAGGCCATCCGGGCGGTCTGGGTGGACGACGCGCAGAACCGGTTGACCGTCGTCGCCGGGGTGCCGTCCCAGCCCAGCTGGACGGCGACCCGGCGGGCCATGTTGCCGCCGTGCTCGTCGTGCGGCTCGGCGCAGCCGAGCATCAGGTCCTCGATCTGGTCCCCGGTCAGGCCGGCCTGGTCGATCGCGGCCTTGATCACCTGGACGGCCAGGTCGTCCGGCCGGATGTCCTTCAGCGAACCCTTGTGCGCCCGGCCGATCGGCGACCGCGCGGTGGAGACGATGACTGCTTCAGGCATTGCTGCCCATCCTTTCAGAGGCTGGAGCCTTTCAGAGGCCCAGATCGCGGCCGATGAGTTCCTTCATGATCTCGTTCGAGCCGGCCCAGATCTTGGTCACCCGGGCGTCGCGCCAGGCCCTGGCCA encodes:
- a CDS encoding acetyl-CoA C-acetyltransferase, whose product is MPEAVIVSTARSPIGRAHKGSLKDIRPDDLAVQVIKAAIDQAGLTGDQIEDLMLGCAEPHDEHGGNMARRVAVQLGWDGTPATTVNRFCASSTQTARMAYHAIKSGEGDIFVSAGVECVSRYKNFGSAGVGDPSSFNPAFADAVQRTEKYAETNDVWHDPRADGLIPDVYISMGQTAENVATLRGISRADQDAFGVRSQNLAEKAIDNGFFEREITPVTLPDGTVVSTDDGPRAGTTLDKVSQLKPVFRPDGTVTAGNCCPLNDGAAAVVIMSDTKARELGLTPLARIVSTGVSGLSPEIMGLGPVEATKQALARAGMSIGDIDLVEINEAFAVQVIGSARELGIEEDRLNVHGGAIALGHPFGSTGARIMTTLVNGLQFEDKQFGLETMCVGGGQGMAVILERLS
- the fabG gene encoding 3-oxoacyl-ACP reductase FabG, whose amino-acid sequence is MSEQQRVAIVTGSARGIGAAVAQRLAADGNAVAVLDLDEAACAGTVDAITAAGGKAIAVGCDVSRSDQVAAAVERVVAELGAPTILVNNAGVLRDNLLFKMSEDDWDTVMSVHLRGSFLMSKACQAHMVEAGYGRMVFLSSTSALGNRGQANYAAAKAGLQGLAKTLAFELGKFGVTANAIAPGFIETDMTAATAARVGVDFEEFKKATAATIPVNRTGKPEDIAAAASFFCSEESGFVSGQVLYVAGGPRN
- a CDS encoding MaoC family dehydratase; this translates as MQTFTGVDEVVDAVGTQLGETAWLEITQEQVNQFAEATGDHQWIHVDVDRAAKGPYGGTIAHGYLTLSLIAHFGEQLLSIEGVTAKLNYGVNKVRFPSPVPVGSRIRASASIAGAQETPAGVQISLQWVIELEGSTKPACVAETVVLLVR
- a CDS encoding SDR family oxidoreductase, which gives rise to MSLKDKTAIVTGASRGIGLAIAKRLVADGAHVIITGRKQDALDEAIAGLGGRDNAMAVAGNAADPAHRASVVAAAVATYGSVDLLVNNTGINPIYGSLLDVDSAVAAKMVDTNVLATIAWVKACSDAWMRTHGGAVVNLSSVAGLSPSPGIGWYGATKAMLSRVTAELAVELAPAIRVNAVAPAVVKTKFAGALYEGREDKVAAAYPMKRLGTPEDVASLVWFLLSDEASWITGQTITIDGGLTLNGGIVG
- a CDS encoding acyl-CoA thioesterase; amino-acid sequence: MAHHNRHDYLCPLRWGDMDALGHVNNGRYVDYLQDARVDFLFRTAKELGAGNLETGLLVARHEVQYRRPLVFRPEPVHIELWISEIKAASFLVDYEILDLAADGTRTTYVEARTRLVPFDFAANRLRRITPVERTALEKLVGC
- a CDS encoding GNAT family N-acetyltransferase; protein product: MRIRRATPDDAEAVSRLRREIYSYSVVSPAAARHLITVHAPGERFLALVAEDGDQLVGWGSAGLNVWTSAAGQSGLSISVRPSHRRQGIASALAEQLHEHLRAIGASRVRSFATPDGLLFGTELGYVPSRELHYSGVDPRVLPEQPVTPEGIRIVTLDRLEPRQVYLADTTASLDEPGDSPLDAVSYDDWLAEVWESPGSDRSLSIAAMAGDVVASFAAIERDGDRAWSGMTGTVPQYRGQGLAKLVKSVALRRCAEAGITGAFTSNDDANRPMLAINDWLGYRRIETQTSLLLNL
- a CDS encoding ABC transporter permease subunit, translating into MSDQLEPPQPPPGAPQRAGVIHDIGYRHYDGPRLGRFAIWQALVVSSLRHAYGLGRSGKSKVMPILLLAVMVVPVAIIVGIETAMKLEEPPLTPVQYISFLQAVIALYLASQSPQLFSRDLRYRSIVLYLARPLRRTDYALAKLTALVLALMILIGLPLVILYAGALLAKFDFTDMTKEFLGGIVAALLLSILLAAIGGLISAATPRRGFAVAAIIAVLIVSFTAVVTTTAILSPDPEQPVTTAARYANLGSPFTLVDVLQTFILRGGTGFQPTTAQGLVFAAVYVALVAACVWGVNTRYAKVARG
- a CDS encoding GNAT family N-acetyltransferase, which translates into the protein MEIRPARADDADGVVALFELVEPWSVTTTEILRAGLARHAGSTTRTSIAAIEDGRLAGWSSSQLTAGSDPPSGELRVIVHPQYRSRGVGTELVERSHARLKAAGALSVRVFAEPASREWASRWGYRQTRQVHYAGIEPRLAPELPAVPDGVRLAPLTEVDPQLAYLADEVAQRIKPGDARISGRPYDDWLANVWHAPGMMLDLGVAALQDGQVVAFTRGVGSSLKIWSTMTATMPGHQGRGLAKLVKCAALHRAAAAGVVRAFTANYDGNEPMLAVNTWLGYRRTATHSVLVCPL
- a CDS encoding ABC transporter permease, with amino-acid sequence MNATIARLTMATLFGHRRGLLLFILPGVLLALCVLLALTVDDTADFSTALLQMFGLAVIVPLVSLIAATGALSSEIDDGSIVYLLSKPIKRSTIILTKALVAIGVILVLGALPMVVAGLILDVREPGTAVAFGIGSLVAGIAYTGIFIALSVISGNAVTIGLIYALLWEGVMGQYVDGAKTLSVQQWSLAVIQKLTDPGTVESAVKFPIATILLAAVMVAGLGLAVARLRSLILSTAE
- a CDS encoding ABC transporter ATP-binding protein — protein: MPVIATTSLTKRYPRVTALDELTVEVGSGVTGLVGANGAGKSTLLKILLGLIAPTAGSAIVLGHDVVTGGEAVRALVGYMPEHDCLPPDVSATEFAVHLAQMSGLPATAARERAADVLRHVGLDEARYRPMGGYSTGMKQRVKLAQALVHDPQLVLLDEPTNGLDPAGRDEMLTLVRRIGTEFGIPVLITSHLLGELEHVCDHIIVLDGGRLLRSESKAALTGETGVLAVEVRDLSGRDRLGAALERAGARARAEGPLVLVEITGEETYDLVRDAVADLGLGLVRVEQHRHRLEEVFSV
- a CDS encoding ABC transporter ATP-binding protein — translated: MSVIRIEKVSRWYGNVVAVNDVTMTIGPGVTGLLGPNGAGKSTLITMMAGFLPPSTGAVTLDGVPVWRNEGSYRHIGLVPETEAVYDTLTGSAFVLANAELQGLADPGAATGRAIATVAMEDAAGRRISTYSKGMKQRIKMAAALVHEPSVLLLDEPFNGMDPRQRLHLMELLRQMGAAGRTVLFSSHILEEVQQVATHIEVVVSGRHAASGDYRAIRTLMTDRPVLYRLRSSDDRRLASALIGDPCTSGADLDGGSLQVQVVDFERFSRIVPSLARDLGIRLLEVAPTDESLESVFSYLVGRR